The Latilactobacillus sakei subsp. sakei DSM 20017 = JCM 1157 genome includes a window with the following:
- a CDS encoding GntR family transcriptional regulator, translating into MPKYEEIADTLRQRIKQGIYPANSLLPNQVELVEEFDASRMTVKKAITILTMEGLVFARRGAGTKVLDHSFWNKTTAPADQYRGMSFDLADANQTLTSKVITFKVTFPSPEVKERLTLSAQQPVYEIIRLRIVDGVNSVLEHTYMPVNLAPGLTDEILEGSIYSYLKKERHLTFAGAFRNIQADKADKYDQEYLDCAPTDPVLEVEQVVYLDSGQPIEYSRSRNRYDRRGYTYLDVKNC; encoded by the coding sequence TTGCCAAAATATGAAGAGATCGCCGACACACTTCGCCAGCGGATTAAGCAAGGAATCTATCCTGCTAATTCGTTGTTGCCTAACCAAGTTGAGCTTGTCGAAGAATTCGATGCTAGTCGCATGACGGTTAAAAAGGCCATTACGATCCTCACTATGGAAGGGCTCGTCTTCGCCCGTCGTGGCGCTGGCACCAAAGTACTGGACCATTCTTTTTGGAACAAAACCACTGCACCAGCCGATCAATATCGGGGAATGTCCTTTGACTTAGCTGATGCTAATCAAACACTCACCAGCAAAGTCATTACTTTCAAGGTCACTTTTCCATCACCAGAAGTTAAGGAACGCCTTACCCTGAGCGCGCAACAACCTGTTTACGAAATTATTCGTTTACGCATTGTTGATGGCGTCAATAGCGTCCTTGAACACACCTATATGCCGGTTAATCTCGCACCCGGTTTAACAGATGAGATTCTAGAAGGTTCAATCTATAGTTACTTGAAAAAAGAACGTCATCTGACATTTGCCGGTGCTTTCCGGAATATCCAGGCTGACAAAGCTGATAAATATGACCAAGAATATCTTGACTGTGCGCCAACTGATCCTGTTTTAGAAGTCGAACAGGTTGTCTATCTCGATAGCGGTCAACCAATTGAGTATTCCCGGAGTCGTAACCGCTACGACCGCCGCGGTTATACTTACTTGGATGTTAAAAACTGCTAA
- a CDS encoding SDR family oxidoreductase, whose product MNKPLIVITGASSGFGAEIAKIFNAAGYPELLLGRRTAKIEALPLNFENVLIESVDVTDQAQFKAAIQKAEAKFGPTDLLVNNAGVMLLGNVLNQDAKEWQTMLDTNVMGVLNGTQIVLPAMVERQHGTIINMSSLAGRKTFVNHAAYVASKFGVHGLSETIREEVSGKNVRISMVAPGAAETELLTHVTDQGALTDYQAWKDSMGGITLDPVHVAKSVKFIYDMPQSVNIRELDIAATRQDS is encoded by the coding sequence ATGAATAAACCATTAATCGTTATTACAGGCGCTAGCTCAGGCTTTGGTGCCGAAATCGCTAAAATTTTTAATGCCGCTGGCTACCCAGAATTACTCCTCGGTAGACGGACTGCTAAAATTGAAGCATTACCCTTAAACTTCGAAAACGTCTTAATCGAATCAGTCGATGTCACTGATCAAGCGCAATTTAAAGCTGCCATTCAAAAGGCTGAAGCAAAATTTGGCCCCACCGACTTACTTGTCAACAATGCCGGTGTCATGTTATTAGGTAACGTCTTGAACCAAGATGCCAAGGAATGGCAAACAATGCTCGACACGAACGTCATGGGCGTTTTAAACGGCACGCAAATCGTATTACCTGCTATGGTTGAACGCCAACACGGCACAATCATCAATATGTCTTCATTGGCTGGCCGCAAAACTTTCGTGAACCATGCTGCTTATGTTGCTTCTAAATTCGGTGTGCACGGTTTAAGTGAAACAATCCGGGAAGAAGTTTCAGGTAAAAATGTCCGGATTTCAATGGTCGCACCAGGTGCTGCTGAAACAGAATTACTAACCCATGTCACTGATCAAGGTGCCTTAACAGACTATCAAGCATGGAAAGATAGTATGGGTGGAATTACCTTAGATCCAGTACACGTTGCTAAATCTGTTAAATTCATCTACGACATGCCACAATCAGTCAATATTCGCGAACTCGATATTGCGGCAACACGTCAAGATAGCTAA
- a CDS encoding MerR family transcriptional regulator, with amino-acid sequence MTTYLIGEIATKMGVSVDTLRYYDKEGLLPFAKRNAAGRRIFTDDDLGYVEVIDCLKKSAIPIKEIGQFIDWCMVGDETLPDRYDFMVEHERQLEAKIKALETNLAFLRWKKWYYHQAREAGTEAIHFIPGTTQVDPKKHEEYERTLK; translated from the coding sequence ATGACAACTTATTTAATCGGTGAGATTGCAACTAAAATGGGCGTTTCGGTTGATACGCTCCGCTATTATGACAAGGAAGGCTTATTGCCGTTTGCTAAACGAAATGCGGCTGGCCGTCGGATTTTTACGGATGACGATTTAGGTTATGTCGAAGTGATCGATTGCTTGAAAAAATCGGCGATTCCAATTAAAGAAATTGGCCAGTTTATTGACTGGTGTATGGTGGGCGATGAAACGTTACCTGACCGTTACGATTTTATGGTTGAACACGAACGTCAGTTGGAAGCCAAAATTAAGGCGTTAGAAACGAACTTAGCTTTCTTACGGTGGAAGAAGTGGTATTACCATCAAGCCAGAGAGGCAGGCACAGAAGCGATTCATTTCATCCCAGGCACAACGCAGGTTGATCCTAAGAAACATGAGGAATATGAACGAACGCTAAAATAA
- a CDS encoding helix-turn-helix transcriptional regulator gives MGLNHSFQLHYDHTQYFHLIGGGNETVTANYYWDCRQRTGNYCLFQYTIKGQGHLQIGDSHYTLKPGDAFLATIPGNQIYSLAPDSINWQFIYLEFSPHFIDQWHQMTQDTPILNFKEHPVFVKNCLALNQIGLQNTFSDYFENTSRSAQFFFDLLRISQHTHQSAQDKYPEWLIHYRQWLDIHYDQDISLEDAADIFNKSKYTLIKVFKYYYQQSPKQYLIDLRIKKAMRLLIEHPELTVKTVAQKCGFQSANYFTKVFHKKTMYSPLKFAKENTLHDSSVHYFNN, from the coding sequence TTGGGGCTTAATCATTCTTTTCAGCTGCACTATGATCACACACAGTACTTTCATTTAATCGGTGGCGGAAATGAAACTGTCACTGCAAATTATTATTGGGACTGTCGCCAAAGAACTGGGAACTATTGCCTTTTTCAATATACAATTAAAGGACAAGGTCATTTACAAATTGGCGATAGTCATTACACCCTAAAACCCGGTGACGCCTTTTTAGCGACAATTCCTGGTAACCAGATTTATTCATTAGCGCCAGATAGTATAAATTGGCAATTTATCTACTTGGAATTCTCACCACATTTTATTGATCAATGGCACCAAATGACACAAGATACGCCCATACTGAACTTTAAGGAACATCCCGTATTCGTTAAAAATTGTCTAGCGTTAAATCAAATAGGTCTCCAAAATACGTTTAGTGATTATTTCGAAAATACAAGTCGATCAGCGCAATTTTTCTTTGATCTCTTACGAATTAGTCAACATACTCACCAATCGGCTCAAGATAAATATCCAGAATGGTTAATCCATTACCGTCAGTGGCTAGATATCCACTACGATCAGGACATTTCATTAGAAGATGCGGCTGATATTTTTAATAAATCAAAATACACACTCATTAAAGTCTTTAAATATTACTACCAACAATCACCAAAGCAATACCTAATTGATTTACGTATAAAAAAAGCAATGCGTCTACTCATCGAGCATCCCGAATTAACCGTCAAGACAGTTGCGCAAAAGTGTGGCTTTCAGTCAGCCAATTACTTCACCAAAGTTTTCCATAAAAAAACAATGTATTCTCCTCTAAAATTTGCTAAAGAAAATACATTGCACGATAGTAGTGTTCATTATTTTAATAACTAG
- a CDS encoding alpha-galactosidase, with protein MISFDEKKSIFYLDNGRISMVLAIVQQKYVIHRYFGAHIRQYHESNTIRFTDRGLAVNPSTDRTVSLGELPLICPTRDTGDYRIPALTIQQASHNTHLDLEYRDYQIITGKPKLSDLPATYVVSDDDAQTLRINLEDLKAGVRVAMYYTIFKDLDIIATHQEVTNVGQQAITIQNCQSLSIDFTPQKLSWLSLYGAHINEANRNQHPIYPGIQKIESVRGASSPQHQPFFALLSPKTTEYTGVVYGFHLVYSGNFMGQVEQDQYGNIRAQLGLNTDTFDWRLAPNETFVAPEAIMNYSTAGLNGMSQNFHQLYQDHLVPRRFSHQERPILINTWEAMYFAIDAAKCEALAQEATDVGIELFVLDDGWFVGRNDDTTSLGDWSVDQTKLPHGIGQLADTIKQHGLSFGLWFEPEMISRKSNLYRQHPDWCLHVPNYEPMEGRNQLVLDLTRPAVQDYLIQMLRQHLSTGKIDYIKWDMNRHMSDVYSTAVDDSQQGEVWHRYILGLYHVLEVITNEFPTVLFEGCSSGGGRFDPGMLYYMPQTWTSDNTDAPSRVVIQDGYSLLYPPITMAAHVSAVPNHQVGRTTDIQTRFDIARFGNLGYELDLTQLSADEKQQIKQQTKIAKKERQLTQFGRFYRLVVTDDNYTAWLIINENRSEFNVLIYSELAQAAPHYPVFKLNYLDPNKVYQSDSGEQYGGDELMNVGLTLPRNKTDFHTVVYHFKSC; from the coding sequence ATGATTAGTTTTGATGAAAAAAAGTCAATATTTTACCTAGATAATGGGCGTATCAGTATGGTCTTAGCAATCGTTCAACAAAAATATGTAATTCATCGCTATTTTGGTGCTCATATTCGTCAGTATCATGAAAGTAACACTATCCGGTTTACGGACCGTGGATTAGCTGTTAATCCATCGACGGATCGAACGGTTTCGTTAGGTGAGTTACCATTGATTTGTCCAACACGAGATACGGGTGATTATCGAATCCCTGCTTTAACAATTCAACAAGCTAGTCACAATACCCACCTTGACCTAGAATATCGTGATTACCAAATAATTACTGGGAAGCCCAAGTTAAGTGACTTGCCGGCAACTTATGTTGTTAGTGACGATGATGCACAAACACTCCGGATTAATTTGGAGGATTTGAAAGCCGGTGTGCGGGTAGCAATGTATTATACAATCTTTAAGGATTTAGATATTATCGCAACGCATCAAGAAGTGACGAATGTTGGACAACAAGCAATTACAATTCAGAATTGTCAAAGCTTATCAATCGATTTTACACCTCAAAAGCTATCCTGGTTATCATTGTACGGGGCGCATATTAATGAAGCTAATCGCAATCAACATCCTATTTATCCAGGCATTCAAAAAATAGAAAGTGTTCGTGGGGCAAGTAGTCCGCAACACCAACCTTTTTTTGCACTTTTATCACCTAAAACAACAGAATATACTGGTGTGGTTTATGGATTTCATTTGGTCTATAGTGGTAATTTCATGGGACAAGTCGAGCAAGATCAATACGGTAATATTCGCGCACAGCTAGGCTTGAATACAGATACATTTGATTGGCGCTTAGCACCGAATGAAACATTTGTGGCACCAGAAGCTATCATGAATTATAGTACGGCTGGTTTAAACGGAATGAGTCAGAATTTTCATCAATTATATCAGGATCATTTAGTACCGCGACGTTTTAGCCACCAGGAACGGCCAATTTTAATTAATACTTGGGAAGCAATGTATTTTGCGATTGACGCTGCTAAATGTGAAGCATTGGCGCAAGAAGCGACTGATGTTGGTATCGAACTATTTGTTTTGGATGATGGGTGGTTTGTTGGGCGTAATGATGATACGACATCTTTGGGAGACTGGTCGGTTGATCAGACTAAATTACCACATGGAATTGGACAGTTAGCGGATACGATTAAGCAACATGGCTTGTCATTTGGTCTGTGGTTTGAACCTGAGATGATTTCACGGAAAAGTAATCTATATCGTCAGCATCCAGATTGGTGTTTACATGTTCCAAATTACGAACCAATGGAAGGTAGAAATCAATTAGTGTTAGATTTAACACGCCCAGCGGTTCAAGATTATCTAATACAAATGCTGAGACAACATCTTAGTACTGGAAAAATAGATTATATTAAATGGGATATGAATCGACATATGTCAGATGTTTATAGTACGGCAGTCGATGATAGTCAACAAGGTGAGGTTTGGCACCGATATATTTTAGGCTTATATCATGTGTTAGAAGTGATTACGAATGAGTTCCCAACAGTATTATTTGAAGGTTGTTCAAGCGGAGGTGGACGGTTTGATCCGGGCATGCTATATTACATGCCACAGACCTGGACGAGTGATAATACAGATGCACCAAGCAGAGTTGTTATCCAAGATGGCTATAGCCTACTATACCCACCAATTACGATGGCTGCACATGTGAGTGCAGTTCCTAATCATCAAGTAGGTAGAACAACAGATATACAGACGAGGTTTGATATTGCGAGGTTTGGGAACCTAGGTTATGAACTTGATTTAACGCAATTAAGTGCTGATGAGAAACAACAGATTAAACAACAAACCAAAATTGCAAAAAAAGAACGGCAATTAACTCAATTTGGTCGGTTCTATCGCTTAGTTGTTACAGATGATAACTACACTGCTTGGTTGATCATCAATGAAAATCGTAGTGAATTTAATGTGTTGATTTACAGTGAACTAGCACAAGCAGCACCGCATTATCCGGTATTTAAATTAAATTATTTAGATCCTAATAAGGTATATCAGTCTGATTCAGGTGAACAATATGGTGGGGATGAGTTAATGAATGTTGGATTAACGTTACCTCGAAATAAGACCGATTTTCATACAGTTGTTTATCATTTTAAGTCTTGTTAG
- a CDS encoding LacI family DNA-binding transcriptional regulator — MPTKLTDVAKLAKVSPTTVSRVINNYGYLSQKTIDKVHAAMAELNYQPNNLARSLQGKKAQMIGLIFPSVSNPFFGELIERLEKKLFDKGYKSILCDSNREPEKEKAYLGMLAANQVDGIIAGGHNTELQEYEKMSAPVISFDRLLSTHIPIISSDNFAGGQIATNTLINLGAKRIGIITGSNETNSPTLLRLNGYLDALQKNGLDPFVFQIKSTTSNSLKKIEIARILREEHLDGLFCTDDLTAISVMNEAQNQNIKIPQDLKLIGYDGTELIQKYFPQLTTIIQPIDEIASLLAELITLRIEDPSAPLEMRYTLPVKLLQSNSI, encoded by the coding sequence GTGCCTACAAAACTAACGGATGTTGCCAAATTGGCAAAGGTCAGTCCGACAACAGTTTCTAGAGTCATTAACAACTATGGTTATCTCAGCCAAAAAACAATTGATAAGGTTCATGCCGCCATGGCCGAATTAAATTATCAACCGAATAATTTAGCAAGATCGTTACAAGGAAAGAAAGCCCAAATGATAGGGCTTATTTTTCCCTCTGTTAGTAATCCGTTTTTTGGAGAATTAATTGAGCGCCTCGAAAAGAAACTTTTTGATAAAGGCTACAAGAGTATTCTTTGTGATAGTAATCGTGAGCCTGAAAAAGAAAAAGCATATCTTGGTATGTTAGCCGCAAATCAAGTAGACGGTATTATTGCAGGAGGTCATAATACCGAACTACAAGAATATGAAAAAATGAGTGCACCCGTTATTTCATTTGATCGACTATTGAGTACACACATTCCCATTATTTCCAGTGATAACTTTGCCGGTGGTCAAATCGCCACCAATACCTTGATTAACCTCGGCGCTAAACGGATTGGTATTATTACTGGCAGTAACGAAACTAATTCACCGACACTTTTACGACTTAATGGCTATTTAGATGCACTACAAAAAAATGGCTTAGATCCTTTTGTCTTCCAAATTAAAAGTACCACTTCGAATAGTCTTAAAAAAATTGAAATTGCGCGTATTCTACGTGAAGAACACTTAGATGGTCTTTTTTGTACTGATGATTTAACTGCTATTTCCGTAATGAATGAAGCCCAAAATCAAAATATTAAGATTCCTCAAGATCTTAAACTAATTGGCTACGATGGTACTGAGTTAATTCAGAAATACTTCCCACAACTAACAACAATTATTCAACCGATTGACGAGATTGCCTCGCTGTTAGCCGAACTAATTACTCTACGTATTGAGGATCCTAGTGCTCCATTAGAGATGCGCTATACACTGCCCGTAAAATTATTACAATCTAATTCAATTTAA
- a CDS encoding sucrose-6-phosphate hydrolase has translation MPLITNWTRQLRYQPYSDWSIDYQQQLLNRVQNSPYRLNYHIQPDTGLLNDPNGFSYFNHQWHLFYQNYPMGPVHGLKSWHHLISDDLINWRKATPLLPDGNFDSHGAYSGSALPINDRLFLFYTGNVRNSDWERTPFQNGAWLSQAGTISKISEPLIKQPRHYTDHFRDPMIFKYQDQIMALIGAQDNNKIGKIAVFKADHNNINDWRPLGELTFTSEKLGYMIECPNLIFINHQPVLIFCPQGLTSEVISYQNIYPNMYVVGHSFELNTTTITQPSELTNLDDGFDCYATQAFNAPDGRALAVSWLGLPEIEYPTDKDGWAHCLSLVKELTLHDNQLYQYPVEETKALRQTKQILSLSKQSIIPTTNAYELELEVPANTSQTLHVFSNPSKSNGLVLTIDTTNGKITMDRSNAGVSFGQQYGQIRTTNVQPHHPIHINLFADQSVVELYINHGAKVMSSRLFPTENQNIIWAEIPQKAQLWPLSKVNNN, from the coding sequence ATGCCATTAATTACAAACTGGACACGTCAACTACGCTATCAACCTTACTCAGATTGGTCCATCGATTATCAACAACAATTGTTGAATCGTGTCCAAAATTCACCCTATCGTCTTAATTACCATATTCAGCCAGATACAGGTTTATTAAATGATCCCAACGGTTTCTCTTATTTCAATCACCAATGGCACTTATTTTATCAAAATTATCCTATGGGACCAGTTCACGGTCTAAAATCCTGGCACCATCTTATTTCAGATGATCTTATTAATTGGCGCAAAGCAACTCCTTTATTACCTGACGGAAATTTCGATAGTCACGGCGCGTATTCTGGTAGTGCATTACCAATTAACGATAGACTCTTCCTTTTTTATACCGGTAACGTCAGAAATAGTGACTGGGAGCGAACACCTTTTCAAAACGGTGCATGGCTCAGTCAAGCAGGTACTATCAGCAAAATATCTGAGCCTCTAATCAAACAACCACGCCACTATACCGATCATTTCCGAGATCCAATGATTTTTAAGTATCAAGACCAAATCATGGCGCTAATTGGCGCTCAAGATAACAATAAAATTGGTAAGATTGCCGTTTTTAAAGCGGATCACAATAACATTAATGATTGGCGTCCACTCGGCGAATTAACTTTTACAAGTGAAAAACTAGGTTACATGATTGAATGTCCTAACCTCATCTTTATTAATCATCAGCCGGTTTTAATTTTTTGCCCACAGGGTTTAACATCCGAAGTTATTTCTTACCAGAACATCTATCCAAATATGTATGTGGTTGGTCATTCATTCGAACTCAATACAACCACCATTACGCAGCCTTCTGAGCTTACTAATCTTGATGACGGCTTTGACTGTTATGCCACACAAGCTTTTAATGCTCCAGATGGTCGTGCACTGGCAGTAAGTTGGTTAGGTTTACCTGAAATTGAATATCCAACTGATAAAGACGGTTGGGCTCATTGCCTAAGCCTAGTTAAAGAATTAACACTCCATGATAATCAACTTTATCAATACCCCGTCGAAGAAACAAAAGCGCTCCGCCAAACAAAACAAATCCTATCACTCAGTAAACAAAGCATAATACCTACAACTAACGCTTATGAATTAGAACTCGAAGTGCCGGCAAACACTAGTCAAACACTCCATGTCTTTAGCAATCCCTCAAAATCAAATGGTTTAGTACTTACTATCGATACAACAAATGGTAAAATTACAATGGATCGTTCTAACGCTGGGGTTTCATTTGGCCAACAATATGGTCAAATCAGAACAACTAATGTTCAACCCCATCATCCTATTCATATTAACTTATTCGCAGATCAATCAGTCGTTGAACTTTATATCAACCATGGTGCCAAAGTCATGAGTAGTCGCCTATTCCCCACGGAAAATCAAAATATAATCTGGGCAGAAATACCACAAAAAGCACAACTTTGGCCTTTATCTAAAGTAAATAACAACTGA
- a CDS encoding sucrose-specific PTS transporter subunit IIBC translates to MNHKEVAKRIAQAIGKDNVVAAAHCATRLRLVVKDVKVIDQAALDNDPDLKGTFNANGQYQIIVGPGDVNTVYDEFIKIVNIKEASKEELKNIAADNKDNIIMKFIKVLSDIFVPLIPALTAGGLLMAINNVLTGQGLFGAQSIVQMFPQWKGFAEIVNMMSSAPFTFLPILIAFSATKRFGGNPYLGAAAGMMLVMPNLVNGYGVAESIATGHMTYWHVFGLNIAQAGYQGQVIPVIGVAFILANLEKFFHKHLNDAVDFTFTPMLSIIITGFLTFTLVGPALRIVSNGVTDSLVWAYQTLGAVGMGIFGLGYSAIVLTGLHQSFPAIETTLLADIAKTGGSFIFPVAAMANIAQGAATFAVFFVTKNKQQKSLTTSAGISAMLGITEPALFGVNLKLKFPFFIGLIASGISSFIIGLLHVLSVSMGPAGIIGFIAIAPKSIPSFMMGAIISFVIAFVGTYLYGKKAMKTTEEEIINEAPATPEVVERLQDEKISAPVTGRIVDLASVPDPVFASEAMGKGIAIMPTSQDVLAPVTGVITIAADTGHAYGIKSDDGAEVLIHIGLDTVNLNGIGFEKIVQQGQHVSEGDLLGHFDIDKIKQAGLTPLTMTIVTNTAGYAQVDPLLTVDKDAMQGEEIIQLHAKKD, encoded by the coding sequence ATGAATCATAAGGAAGTAGCGAAACGAATAGCTCAGGCAATTGGAAAAGATAATGTGGTTGCGGCTGCTCATTGTGCGACTAGGTTACGATTAGTTGTGAAGGACGTGAAAGTAATAGACCAAGCAGCATTAGATAATGATCCAGATCTAAAGGGTACGTTTAACGCGAATGGCCAATATCAAATTATTGTTGGTCCAGGGGATGTTAATACAGTTTATGACGAATTTATTAAGATTGTAAATATTAAAGAAGCTTCTAAAGAAGAATTAAAAAATATTGCGGCTGATAATAAAGACAATATTATTATGAAGTTCATTAAGGTTTTAAGCGATATCTTTGTGCCATTAATACCAGCTTTAACTGCTGGCGGCCTATTAATGGCTATTAATAATGTTTTGACAGGTCAAGGCTTGTTTGGCGCACAATCAATTGTCCAGATGTTTCCACAGTGGAAAGGATTCGCTGAGATTGTCAATATGATGTCGTCAGCGCCATTTACCTTCCTACCAATTTTAATTGCATTTTCTGCAACTAAGCGATTTGGTGGAAATCCATATTTAGGTGCGGCAGCAGGAATGATGTTGGTTATGCCTAACCTAGTTAATGGTTATGGGGTTGCTGAAAGTATCGCTACAGGGCATATGACGTATTGGCATGTCTTTGGATTGAATATTGCGCAAGCTGGTTATCAAGGTCAAGTAATTCCGGTTATCGGAGTTGCCTTCATTCTTGCTAATTTAGAGAAATTCTTCCATAAACATTTAAATGATGCTGTTGATTTTACGTTTACACCAATGTTATCGATTATTATCACAGGATTTTTAACCTTTACATTAGTTGGTCCTGCATTGAGAATTGTTTCAAATGGTGTTACTGATAGTTTAGTTTGGGCTTATCAAACGTTAGGTGCAGTCGGTATGGGGATTTTTGGCCTGGGTTATTCAGCAATTGTCTTAACTGGCTTACATCAAAGCTTCCCGGCAATTGAAACGACACTTTTGGCAGATATTGCCAAAACTGGTGGATCGTTTATTTTTCCCGTTGCAGCGATGGCAAATATTGCTCAAGGGGCTGCAACTTTCGCTGTATTCTTCGTTACTAAGAATAAACAACAAAAGTCATTAACGACTTCTGCTGGGATTTCTGCGATGTTGGGAATTACTGAACCAGCATTATTTGGGGTTAATTTAAAATTGAAGTTTCCATTCTTTATTGGTTTAATTGCATCAGGAATCTCATCGTTTATTATTGGTTTATTACATGTTTTATCAGTATCAATGGGACCTGCAGGAATTATTGGGTTTATTGCGATTGCACCTAAGAGCATCCCTAGTTTTATGATGGGAGCTATTATTAGTTTCGTAATTGCCTTTGTGGGGACATACTTATACGGTAAAAAGGCAATGAAGACAACTGAAGAAGAAATAATCAATGAAGCACCAGCTACCCCAGAAGTAGTGGAGAGATTACAAGATGAAAAGATTAGTGCACCAGTTACCGGACGAATTGTTGACTTAGCATCAGTACCTGATCCAGTTTTTGCAAGTGAAGCAATGGGAAAAGGCATTGCGATTATGCCAACTTCTCAGGATGTACTTGCACCAGTTACCGGTGTGATAACAATTGCGGCTGATACTGGTCACGCATACGGGATAAAATCGGATGATGGTGCAGAAGTGCTAATTCATATTGGTTTAGATACAGTTAATTTAAATGGTATAGGTTTTGAAAAGATTGTCCAACAGGGACAACATGTTAGCGAAGGTGATTTATTAGGTCATTTTGATATTGATAAGATTAAACAAGCAGGGCTAACACCGCTAACAATGACTATTGTGACGAATACAGCGGGATATGCACAAGTTGATCCGCTTTTAACAGTCGACAAGGATGCTATGCAAGGCGAAGAAATTATTCAATTACACGCTAAAAAGGATTAA